In Brassica rapa cultivar Chiifu-401-42 unplaced genomic scaffold, CAAS_Brap_v3.01 Scaffold0495, whole genome shotgun sequence, the genomic window CCTGTCTGATACAAAAAACAAGATCCGAAGCGTCCGGGATCTTCTGGCTCAAACCTCTAAAGAACCATTTCCAAGAGGCGCCGTTTTCTGCGTCAACCACTGCAAAGGCGAGAGGATATAGATGATAATTCCCATCTTGAGCACAAGCTGCCAATAAAGTCCCATTGAATTTTCCCTTCAGAAATGTACCATCTACTGCAATAACTCTCCTCATCAATGAGAATCCCCTTATCGATGGACCAAAAGCCACAAATGCATACTTGAACTTTCCTGCAGCATCAACATGTTGATAAGtcaaggaaccagggtttgtttCTGTGATTTTATACAACCACCTAGACAAATTGTAATAGCTGTCTTCAGGAGTCCCTCTAACCAAAATCTGAGCTTCTTCTCTCACTCTCCAAGCTTGTTTGTAATTGATGTGAACACCATGCAGCATCCTGACCTGTTCAATGATCTGTTTCGGTTTGAGACCTTCCTTTTTTTCTCCATAATTGCTGGAAATCAAAGAACCCAACAACTTTGCAGATGCTTGTCTGTGGTTGGCTTTCCTGTGTGTTGTATCGCATGTATGCTCATGAACATACTTTTTAACAacgaaaaaatctgaaacaggTAGCTTGATAGCACGCATCCTCCACGTGCAATTTTCATCAACACAACTCAAAAGCACTCTTGACTTGTTAGAAGAGACAGTCTTGTACTCAAACTTCCACTCTAAAGCCCatttcttcatcctcaacatCAACTCTCTCTTTGTCTTAAAATAGCTATTCACCTTAATATCGCCAGCTACTCTCGTGTTTGGTGAAAGTCCAATATGGACAGGGCTAAAATCCGGAAGAGCATTCAGAGGAACTGTAGAAACACCTTCATATAGAAGACTCtgcaaaagtcaagtagttctctaaggcataatacttgattatgaagcatatcatgcaaacacaaacagaaaaagggGATTAGGGACAATGTACCTGTTTTTCACTCTGCACAGTAGAAAGAATCACTGGATTGGCATTCAATGGAACAGTAGAAGCAAATGTATCAGAAGCTTGAATGTTACAGCTAGCTGAATCAGTACTAAAATCCGGAAGATCATTCAGAGGAACTGTAGAAACACCTTCATATAGAAAACTCtgcaaaagtcaagtagttctgtaaggcataatatttgattatgaagcatatcatgcaaacacaaacagaaaaagggAATTAAGGACAATGTACCTGTTTTTCACTCTGCACAGTAGAAAGAAGCGCTGGATTGGCATTCAATGGAACAGTAGAAGCAAATGTATCAGAAGCTTGAGTGTTACAGCTAGCTGGATCAGTACTAACCtgcaaaagtcaagtagttctgtaaggcTTAATAGTTGGTTATGAAGCATATCCTGAAAAGTCtaagtaagaaaaaaatcatacaaaccTTAACACACAAACGACAGGTTCCATCAAATGCTCTAGTCTTGGAAATGAAAGTTCTGAGCTGACGAGTATTACCTATCGAGAGTGGGGGGAAACTTTCAATAATACATTTCTTATCCAATGAAAAACCATAACTCAAACTGATTTCTTCCTCTTTAACACTAAAATCTTCAGAGACAATCTTCATCAAATCTTCATACAGTAGATCTTCTTCTATGGAAATGATTGATGCATTCCTCTTCAAATCAACAAGAAACTCCCACTGGAGAGATTCTTTTGAGATCCATTGTCCACAGATGCACAAAACTTCCATTGTTCTACAAAATCAACTTCAATTCATCAacaaatgaataatatataacaaaacctAGATAATGTATAACAAAATGAAATGATTCAAACCTTAATCAAAATCAGACACAcgagagagagaatgagatgAATAGACGTAGAAACGACAGATCAATTGAgaaacgacgacgacgacgataaataaacggagagacgacgacgacggatcAACGGAGAGGCGaagacgacgacggagagacgacgacgacggagagacgacgacgacaacgacggagagacgacgacggagagacgacgacgacaacaccggagagacgacgacgaagaAAGACAGcgatgaggagaagaagaagcgatGAAACGAGGACGGCCACAAttgatttcaaatttgttttttaaattagttaaagaAGAGGGCATAAGGGTAAATTGcccctttaatgaaacctatttttgtgacttctgatcctgagtgctagtttggggaggaaaacttggtttagtgttCTTTGTGTCATTTTCTctttagtt contains:
- the LOC117130485 gene encoding uncharacterized protein LOC117130485, with the translated sequence MLRMKKWALEWKFEYKTVSSNKSRVLLSCVDENCTWRMRAIKLPVSDFFVVKKYVHEHTCDTTHRKANHRQASAKLLGSLISSNYGEKKEGLKPKQIIEQVRMLHGVHINYKQAWRVREEAQILVRGTPEDSYYNLSRWLYKITETNPGSLTYQHVDAAGKFKYAFVAFGPSIRGFSLMRRVIAVDGTFLKGKFNGTLLAACAQDGNYHLYPLAFAVVDAENGASWKWFFRGLSQKIPDASDLVFCIRQG
- the LOC117130486 gene encoding uncharacterized protein LOC117130486 → MEVLCICGQWISKESLQWEFLVDLKRNASIISIEEDLLYEDLMKIVSEDFSVKEEEISLSYGFSLDKKCIIESFPPLSIGNTRQLRTFISKTRAFDGTCRLCVKVSTDPASCNTQASDTFASTVPLNANPALLSTVQSEKQVHCP